Proteins co-encoded in one Verrucomicrobiota bacterium JB022 genomic window:
- the rpsS gene encoding 30S ribosomal protein S19 yields MARSLKKGFFVDPGLWDKVLAAQEKDDKRPLKTWSRRSTITPEFVGLNLDVHNGKGFVPVHITENMVGHKLGEFSPTRTFKGHQPSSKK; encoded by the coding sequence ATGGCACGCTCACTGAAAAAAGGTTTCTTCGTTGACCCCGGCCTCTGGGACAAGGTGCTCGCCGCGCAGGAAAAGGACGACAAGCGTCCGCTCAAGACCTGGTCGCGTCGTTCCACGATCACCCCGGAGTTCGTCGGTCTGAACTTGGATGTGCATAACGGCAAGGGCTTCGTCCCGGTGCACATCACTGAAAACATGGTTGGCCACAAGTTGGGCGAATTCTCGCCCACGCGGACCTTCAAGGGTCACCAACCCAGCTCCAAGAAGTAA
- the rplB gene encoding 50S ribosomal protein L2 — translation MPIVTKRPLTPSQRFRVANTAPQLSKERPVRSLTERKNKSGGRNVYGRLTSRRRGGGHKQLYRKIDFKRERLDQVAEVQRLEYDPNRSAHIALVKYEDGELRYILAPNGLQIGAKIVNASKVAAFDVGNSMPLAVIPPASRVHAIELEPRTKAILVRSAGAAATLVSIEKGMATLRMPSGEVRMVNAECRATIGEVGNSTHGNEKLGKAGRNRWKGKRPRVRGVAMNPIDHPMGGGQGKTSGGGHPVSPWGQLSKGFPTRKRSKTSNKYILVRRNGRKVRQK, via the coding sequence ATGCCCATCGTAACCAAACGTCCTTTGACCCCCTCGCAGCGCTTTCGCGTCGCGAACACCGCTCCCCAGCTTTCCAAGGAGCGCCCGGTCCGTAGCCTCACGGAGCGCAAGAACAAGAGCGGCGGCCGTAACGTCTATGGCCGCCTGACGAGCCGCCGCCGCGGTGGTGGCCACAAGCAGCTTTACCGCAAGATCGACTTCAAGCGCGAGCGCCTCGACCAAGTGGCCGAAGTGCAACGCCTGGAGTATGACCCGAATCGTAGCGCCCACATCGCCCTCGTGAAATACGAAGATGGCGAGCTGCGTTACATCCTGGCCCCCAATGGCCTGCAGATCGGTGCCAAGATCGTCAATGCCAGCAAGGTTGCCGCTTTCGATGTCGGCAACAGCATGCCGCTCGCAGTGATCCCCCCGGCCAGCCGCGTCCACGCCATCGAGCTGGAGCCGCGCACCAAGGCGATCCTCGTGCGCTCCGCTGGCGCCGCCGCCACGCTCGTCTCGATCGAGAAGGGCATGGCCACCCTACGCATGCCTTCGGGCGAAGTCCGCATGGTCAACGCCGAGTGCCGCGCCACGATCGGTGAAGTGGGTAACAGCACCCACGGCAACGAGAAGCTGGGCAAGGCCGGCCGCAACCGCTGGAAGGGCAAGCGCCCCCGCGTGCGTGGTGTGGCGATGAACCCGATCGACCACCCGATGGGTGGTGGTCAGGGCAAGACCTCCGGCGGTGGCCACCCGGTCAGCCCCTGGGGCCAGCTCTCGAAGGGCTTCCCGACGCGCAAGCGCAGCAAGACTTCCAACAAGTATATCCTTGTGCGCCGCAACGGTCGCAAGGTTCGCCAAAAGTAA
- the rplW gene encoding 50S ribosomal protein L23 yields MTHAANIIIEPLLTEKATEKQSNANQYTFKVARGANADAIKQAIEKQFEVKVVAVQTVNVKPKFKMNRMRRGVIERRSPYKKAIVRVEAGQTIELV; encoded by the coding sequence ATGACCCACGCCGCTAATATCATTATCGAGCCGCTCCTGACCGAAAAGGCCACGGAGAAGCAAAGCAACGCGAACCAATACACCTTCAAGGTCGCTCGTGGCGCCAATGCGGACGCCATCAAGCAGGCCATCGAAAAGCAATTCGAAGTGAAGGTCGTGGCGGTGCAGACCGTTAACGTGAAGCCCAAGTTCAAGATGAACCGGATGCGCCGGGGCGTCATTGAGCGCCGCTCGCCCTACAAGAAGGCGATCGTGCGCGTCGAAGCCGGGCAAACCATCGAACTCGTCTAA
- the rplD gene encoding 50S ribosomal protein L4 produces MKLKFYTADGASSSEKEYAIPAYDGEKGVQALKQVILALQANRRQGTSSTKTMSTVHGTGKKPFRQKGTGRARQGSMVRPQHYHGAVAHGPQPRDWSQKVNRKMKRLALARALFERARDGEVAVIEKWEVAERKTRVFNSILKNIAPAGRVLVLDDSWADQTILAARNLARVDVNEAADVNALDLCDYDAVVVSEKGIEKLLSRVTGGNA; encoded by the coding sequence ATGAAACTCAAGTTTTATACCGCTGACGGCGCTTCCTCCTCCGAGAAGGAGTATGCCATCCCCGCGTATGATGGGGAAAAGGGCGTGCAGGCGCTGAAACAGGTCATCCTCGCCCTTCAGGCCAACCGCCGCCAGGGCACGTCTTCGACCAAGACGATGAGCACCGTGCACGGCACGGGCAAAAAGCCGTTCCGCCAAAAGGGCACCGGCCGCGCTCGTCAAGGCTCGATGGTCCGCCCGCAGCACTACCACGGCGCTGTCGCCCACGGCCCCCAGCCCCGCGACTGGAGCCAGAAGGTCAACCGCAAGATGAAGCGCCTCGCGCTGGCCCGTGCTCTCTTCGAGCGCGCCCGCGATGGTGAAGTGGCGGTGATCGAGAAGTGGGAAGTTGCCGAGCGCAAGACCCGCGTCTTCAACTCGATCCTCAAGAACATCGCCCCCGCCGGCCGCGTGCTGGTGCTCGATGATTCCTGGGCCGACCAAACTATCCTCGCCGCCCGCAACCTCGCCCGTGTGGACGTGAACGAAGCGGCCGATGTCAACGCCCTCGATCTTTGCGACTACGACGCCGTCGTCGTTAGCGAAAAGGGCATCGAAAAGCTCCTCAGCCGAGTGACCGGAGGGAATGCGTAA
- the rplC gene encoding 50S ribosomal protein L3: MNQLIGKKIGMTQVYTDDNQLVPVTVIEAGPCPIVQIKTPEKDGYHAVQIGFGAKKEKNTSQGMKGHFAKAGVEQQRILREIRLEDAAQAELGQNLTVEIFDGVEKIDVISTTKGRGFAGVMKRWNFAGGPASHGSMFHRRGGSYGMRQFPGEIAKGKKMPGHYGSDQRTVQNLKVVKVLADKNLILVKGSVPGANGSTVIVRRAIKQRKSA, from the coding sequence ATGAATCAACTAATCGGTAAAAAGATCGGGATGACCCAGGTCTACACGGACGACAACCAGCTTGTGCCGGTGACCGTCATTGAGGCTGGGCCTTGCCCGATCGTGCAGATCAAGACGCCTGAAAAGGACGGCTACCACGCTGTTCAGATCGGCTTCGGTGCCAAGAAGGAGAAGAATACCTCCCAGGGCATGAAGGGTCACTTCGCCAAGGCTGGCGTGGAGCAGCAGCGCATCCTGCGGGAAATCCGCCTGGAAGACGCCGCTCAAGCCGAGCTTGGCCAAAACCTCACCGTCGAGATCTTCGACGGCGTGGAGAAGATCGACGTGATCTCGACCACCAAGGGTCGGGGCTTCGCCGGTGTGATGAAGCGCTGGAACTTCGCGGGCGGCCCTGCCTCTCACGGTTCCATGTTCCACCGTCGCGGTGGTTCCTATGGTATGCGCCAGTTCCCGGGCGAGATCGCCAAGGGCAAAAAGATGCCTGGTCACTACGGCTCCGATCAGCGCACCGTGCAAAACCTCAAGGTCGTCAAGGTGCTCGCCGACAAGAACCTGATTCTCGTCAAGGGCAGCGTCCCCGGCGCCAACGGTTCTACCGTCATCGTCCGCCGCGCCATCAAGCAACGCAAGTCCGCCTAG
- the rpsJ gene encoding 30S ribosomal protein S10, with the protein MAGPRIRIKLQGYDYRIIDQSASDIVDTAKRSGARVAGPVPLPTYIEKRSFNRSVHGDKKSAEQFEQRTHKRLIDIVEPTAQTVDELKKLNLPAGVDISINV; encoded by the coding sequence ATGGCTGGTCCCCGCATTCGCATCAAGCTGCAAGGCTACGACTACCGTATCATCGACCAAAGCGCCTCCGACATCGTCGACACGGCCAAGCGCTCCGGCGCTCGTGTTGCCGGCCCGGTGCCGCTGCCGACCTACATCGAGAAGCGCTCGTTCAATCGCTCGGTGCACGGTGACAAGAAGTCGGCCGAACAGTTTGAGCAGCGCACCCACAAGCGCCTGATCGACATCGTCGAGCCGACCGCCCAAACGGTGGACGAGCTGAAGAAGCTCAACCTTCCGGCAGGCGTCGATATCTCGATCAACGTCTAG